The following coding sequences are from one Gossypium hirsutum isolate 1008001.06 chromosome A12, Gossypium_hirsutum_v2.1, whole genome shotgun sequence window:
- the LOC107933954 gene encoding uncharacterized protein, which produces MGGCATKPKVLKGDEMPSPVAPSPEPAKQHVQVADDEGKKVEAEIVKAKDVDETKEVVIVNDAKLDDQANDPQSGSNLLNENEKKGVAETESDSNTPSEPTKTESVEAVKQESMETEPPSIGGKAATVAVGETQNRETAAAAEGEEGKTEVTK; this is translated from the exons ATGGGAGGTTGCGCTACCAAACCTAAGGTTTTAAAGGGTGATGAGATGCCTTCTCCGGTTGCACCATCTCCTGAGCCGGCGAAACAACATGTTCAGGTCGCTGATGATGAGGGAAAGAAGGTGGAAGCTGAGATTGTTAAGGCCAAGGATGTTGACGAGACAAAGGAGGTTGTTATTGTTAATGATGCGAAGCTTGATGATCAAGCCAACGATCCTCAATCTGGTAGTAACTTATTGAATGAG AATGAAAAGAAGGGGGTAGCTGAGACTGAGAGTGATAGCAACACACCATCAGAGCCAACGAAAACCGAATCAGTAGAGGCAGTGAAACAAGAATCAATGGAGACCGAGCCTCCGTCTATTGGAGGCAAAGCAGCAACAGTGGCTGTCGGTGAGACACAAAATAGGGAAACAGCAGCAGCAGCTGAAGGTGAGGAAGGGAAGACTGAAGTAACAAAGTGA